A stretch of DNA from Bremerella alba:
TTACTCCTTCCCCCTCGGTGCGATGCGTTTCACTTCTCACCCCCTACGTTTAGTAGCAGCTAGCAGCGTGAAGGAAAACGGTCTTTGTGCGAATTGCCGGTTTCGCTACTATCTGCGAACGCTTGCGGAACTAGGGTCTGCTTTTGGGCAGGTTTCTAGGCAAGCAATCAGAACAATATGGCCAGTGCGACGATTGTCGCGATGATGCCCAACAGCCCGAAGATGATCCACGCGAAAGACTTCCCTGCCCAGGGACTCGTATTGTGGATAATCGCATGCAGGCAGACCGGGCAAACATCGACATCGTCGAAGATTTCGGCTCCGCACTCGGGGCAGATCATCGTGTCGTCCTGATCGTCTTCAGGTTCGTCGTCGATCCAATCTTCGTCGTATTCGTCGCTGTCGTACATGTTCCTGGGATGGGTAAAGCAAAGTAAGAGCACACCTCGGCATTATCAATCTTCGGCAGAAGGACCTGCGAAGGATGAGCCGAAATCGTCAGGGAGGACGAAGGTGGAAACGATTAAAACCGCATGCATGGTCATTGTACTTATGGCCATTGGTTATGGCGTCTACACCGTCTTGAATCAGCCGGAAGATATCCCGCCGGAAGTGGCCCAAGCCAGCGAAAGCATGGACCTCACGTTGCCTGACTTCTCGGATATGGCCATGCCAGGCGGATCTCCTTCCACGTCGCCATCCTCGGCGATGGGCCCCCCTTCCTCGGCACCCAAGTTTGATAACGAGGGATTTGCTAGCGGACGATTGACGGCTCCGCAGCTCGGCGAATCAGGCGGAGGCGCACCCTCGTTCGATGCCTCGTCAGCAGCTAGTCAAAACGACCACGATGACCACGGGAACGATCCTTCGGCAGACGCAGCGAAGTTCGTAAGCTCTAGCGACTTACCGCCGCTGGGTAGTGCTGCACCGACCAACCCGGCCAATGAAATGGCTTCCAGCGAAGCCCCTATCCCCACTTCGCCAGACGCTTCTCGCACCGAGTTGGCCTCGGTTTATGGCCAAAGCAACCAAGGCGGAATGTCCAACCCCAGCAGCAGCGGATCTTCGCAGTCGAGCGAACAATTCCAAGCCGACTGGGACGAAGCCCAGGTTTACCTTCGCCAGAACGACCTGGTCGAAGCAACCCGGCGGCTAACCCCATGGCGACATCGCCCCGAGCTGAATCCTTCGCAGAAAGAGAAACTGAATCTACTGCTGAGCCAACTTGCAGGCACCGTGATTTACTCGACCCAGCACTCGCTGGAAGAGCCTTATACGGTGGGCAGCGGAGAAACACTCAGCAGCATTTCCCAGCAATTTCAGGTACCTGATATTCTGCTGATGCGGATCAATGGCATTGCCGACCCCAACAACTTGACGCCTGGCCAAAAGCTGAAAGTTCTGCGTGGCCCCTTCCATGCGAAGGTCGATATGACGCACAACGAATTGACGCTGGAAATCGACGGCTGTTATGCCGGTCGGTTCCCAATCACCATCGAGAACGGCGCCATTATTCCGGCCGGAGATCATGAAGTGCTGCGGAAGGAAGCCAACCCGCAGTTCTACGACGAGGCGACCCAGAAGATTCTGACGGCCAACGATCCGGCGAATCCTTTTGGAGGCCATGCGGTGCACCTCGATGGTGGAATCGTCCTGCACGGCAGCGGCGGCCCAGGCGGCTCGATCAGCATGAGCCCACGCGACTCGGAAGACATCTACGGCATTCTTTCGGTCGGCTCGAAGGTCACTGTTCGCCGATAATTTGACTGGCGAGTCAATCGCGGATAGCCTACCGCTAGAGAGGTACCACTTCGGCATCCTTCCTTGGTGGAGGCCGTCATGTCTGAACCGACTGCAACGCCACGCACTCCATCCTGCAAACGTCGCTCTTGGCCGCTGCGGTGGTCGTTGCGCGTGATGATTGCCGTCATCACTTTAATTTGCATTGCGTTTGCTTGGCTGGGGCACATTTGGCATCTGGGGCAAGTCCATGAAGAGGTGGGCAATGCGATTGAAATGACGTACGCCGAAGAGATACGCAAGTTTGGATTCACCGGCGTCACTTGGAGACTTTCCGAGCAACTGAAGTTTAGTAGGGGAAAGGGAATAGGCGGTCCCATTGGGGCGGTCGAATCCCAAGTTAAACATGCGCCTCAATGGATGCGTGTCACCGGCTTTGATCGCTTCTGGCAGCGCATTGATTCGATTTATCTGCACTCGAGGCTGCCACCCGAAAATATTGAGG
This window harbors:
- a CDS encoding LysM peptidoglycan-binding domain-containing protein, which produces METIKTACMVIVLMAIGYGVYTVLNQPEDIPPEVAQASESMDLTLPDFSDMAMPGGSPSTSPSSAMGPPSSAPKFDNEGFASGRLTAPQLGESGGGAPSFDASSAASQNDHDDHGNDPSADAAKFVSSSDLPPLGSAAPTNPANEMASSEAPIPTSPDASRTELASVYGQSNQGGMSNPSSSGSSQSSEQFQADWDEAQVYLRQNDLVEATRRLTPWRHRPELNPSQKEKLNLLLSQLAGTVIYSTQHSLEEPYTVGSGETLSSISQQFQVPDILLMRINGIADPNNLTPGQKLKVLRGPFHAKVDMTHNELTLEIDGCYAGRFPITIENGAIIPAGDHEVLRKEANPQFYDEATQKILTANDPANPFGGHAVHLDGGIVLHGSGGPGGSISMSPRDSEDIYGILSVGSKVTVRR